TCTTCAGCAATTCTGCTCATCATCTGCAGAGCTTCAACCGGATATTTACCTGAAGCGGTTTCACCGGAAAGCATGATTGCGGATGTTCCGTCCATAATAGCATTGGCTACATCAGAGACTTCAGCACGAGTCGGACGCGGATTGCGGATCATCGAGTCGAGCATCTGCGTTGCGGTAATGGCGGGGATCCCAAATCTATAGCAAAGACGGATCATGTTCTTTTGTACACGCGGTACTTCATAAGCAGGTATTTCTACACCTAAATCGCCTCTAGCAACCATAATTGCGTCAGATACATGTAAGATCTCCTCAAATTTATCTACGCCTTCCCGATTTTCAATTTTGGCAATAATTCTGATATCACGATTGCCGAATCTTTCCAAAGTTTGGCGAATTTCGGCAACATCAGAGGGGCGACGTACGAACGAAGCAGCGATAAAATCCATGTCGTTATCAACCGCAAATTTCAAATCACTCACATCACGCTCAGTCAGTGCCGGTAAATTCACAAAAGAATCGGGCAGATTGATGCTTTTATAATCGCTGACAAAGCCGCCATTTTGGATGGTACAGCTGATGTCACCTTCCGGAGAAATGCTGTCAACTAGCAACTCAACACTGCCGTCATCAATGAGGATCGGTGAGCCGACTTTCACATCTTTATGCATGTCTTTGTAGCTAACGGAAAACTCATGGGCATTTCCAGGCACGTCGTCATGTCTGATGACTATCTTTTCGCCCATTTTAAGCTCAACTTTCCCTTCTGGGAACTGTCCGGTACGAATCTCCGGCCCTTTGGTATCAAGCAAAGTTGCAACTGTCGCACCTTCTTCAGCAACAATACGGCGCAAAAGTTGTAGACGTTTAAAATGTTCTTCATGGGTGCCGTGAGAAAAATTAAACCGTGCCAAATTCATGCCGCTGCGAACCAATTCGCGCAAGACATTTTCGTCATCAGTAGCCGGACCCAATGTACAAATAATTTTTGTTTTTCTCATATGATACCTCTTCTCTATCATAAATCGTTATAATTAAATCCATCCTAAAAATGATAAGCCAAACCGTTGTCAGTTACAAGTACAAAAATTGTCCAAATTTTTAAATTACACCGTAAACTTGCTGTGCATAAGTATAGTATCAAGTAAATTTTGTCCGTAACGTATCAAACGCAAAAAAATCACCGGTAATATGAGTAAAATGGTTATTACCAACACAAAAATGATCATACCCATAGCGGCCGAAAAAATTCCGCTGATCACCAACCCCATGATTCTGAACTTAGCTGCCGCATTGGAAATAAACTCCCCTACCGTGCTATCCATAATGCCGATCACCCAGTCCTTGAAACCGGTTAAATCCATTTGGTACAACGGCCTAAATAAAGAAATAAAAAAACCTGTTCCGAACACATATTTCACGCCTATCGTAAATAAAATGGTGAATCTTCCTGGCAGTTTTAACCGATAATATTTTGAAGCCAAAAAAGTCGATACCACCATAAAAAGCAGGGTTAACATCAACCATATAAGCGGCGCAAGACCCTTAAATATAAGCGGCACCGAGTTTTGGCGTAAAAGCTTAAGCAATATACCGTAAAAAACGGCAATATAAATTATCGCCGGAAAGCGATGCGGCTTGTCTGCATAATCAGTATCACTCCATAACGGGCCAAGTAACGCCCCCTCTAAAAAATCCATAAAGCATCTCCCAATACAAGTTAGCCAATACTCTAGATTATATCATACACCATTGCAGCAACGCTATGTAATACAACCGCCGCAAGTCCACCTACGATAATCGCCGTCACCGGCGATAGCTTTTTAAACTTAAGGCCACAAAATAAAACAACTATTACCAATATATTAAAACATGTTTCAATCGCCGGATACAGCTTGGTGATTGGCAGATTTAGCAATGTCTCACGCACTGCGGTAATCAACAAACTGATTCCCCCTGCGGCAATCAAGCCGACAATCATAGGGCGAAAATCGCTTAATACGTGTTTAGTCAGATTGTAGTGATAAATTTTTTGCCCGATAACTGCCAAAATTACCACAATGATCACCGCCGGCAGGCTTATGGCCACCGTAGCAACCAGTGATCCAAGCGTATCGCCAACTTTACGTCCGGCAAATGTCGCCGCATTTACGGCTAAAGGGCCAGGTGTCATCTCTGCCAAGCTCACCAAATCGGCAAATATTTCCGGGGTAAACCACTTTTGCTCATCCACAGTAATTCTCTGAATGAGCGGCAAAACCGCATAGCCGCCGCCGAAAGCAAAAATTCCGATGCGGAAAAAATTCCAAAATAATCGCCAAATCATCCCTGTATCTTCTTTCGTCCTATTAAAAATTTATATGAAAAAATACTGAACAAGAGAATCCCTATAATTACCCAAATAGGATTTAACTTAAAAACAGCAACTGCCAAAACAACGACAATGGTTATTATGCTTAAGCGGTAACGTGAACTTTTGCTGCTTTTTTGCCACAAAGGACAAAACAGTGCTTCGGCCGTCTGAATAACAACTGCAGCAACCGCCAACTTCATGCCCTGCATGGCCAAAGCCAGCCAATGATTCTGCATTATCGCCTCATAGAAGTAACTTATTACGCTGAAAGTAATGAACGGCGGTATGAGTGTACCGATCACTGCCGCCAATACTCCAGGTATGCCGGCCAGATTGTAGCCCACGACAGTTGCGGAATTAACCGCAGCCGGACCAGGGGCAGCTTGCGCCAAGGCCAACATGTTGAGCATTTCTTCCTCGGTAAAAGCCTCCCATTTATCGACAAAGGTGCGCCGCATAAATGAAATTATCACGTAGCCACCGCCAAAAGTAAATGCACTTAGATAAAGCATTGTAAAAAATATTTTTATGATTCCGTATTTTTTCTTTACCATATATTATAATTCAATCAATTCTCCGTTGAGCCGCGCTTCAATCAAATCATCACCTTCATAGCTCAACTTCAGCGAAAACGGGCTGTGCTTGGCAAGCATAAGTTTTAAAAAGATACGATCGCCTGGCCATAAATTAAGTTTCAGCAAATCCTTTTGGGGAATCCAAGCCAATTCACCCTCATCGCATGCTTTAAGCTCGCCAGTAAACGATTTCGATGAGTATAAAAATATGTATTCGTCAGGCCATCCCTTCGAATTGAATGTGATCACTCCATGCCATTCCCAACTTTGCAATTCCAGCCCAGTTTCTTCCTTAACTTCACGTCGCAGGCATTCCTCGGGCATTTCGCCAAGCTTAAAATGGCCGCCAACTCCAATCCATTTGCCGGCGTTGACATCGATATTTTTCTTTATGCGATGTAACATTAGGCATTTATCATCTTTAAAAAGATATGCCAAAGTTGTCAAATTTGCGTAATCCATATTATCTTCCTTAATAGCTTTCTTAAATCGTAATCGTTATATCTGATAATAACAAAATCCCGACCGAAAATCGATCGGGATGATGTAATAATCAGGAATATTTATTGCCCACAACTGGCAATCAAGCTTTGCGAATAACATTCATTTGCTTCGCTTTGTCGGAAACCTGTTTAGCTACTGCATCAGCCACCCGTGGATCAAACGGTGACGGAATGACATATTCTTCACTAAGTTCTTCCGGCGCGACCAAGGCTGCAATAGCCTCAGCGGCGGCAAACTTCATCTCTTCATTGATTTCGGTAGCTCTAACAGCCAAAGCTCCTTTGAACAAGCCTGGGAAAGCCAGTACGTTATTAACTTGGTTAGGATAATCCGAACGTCCGGTACCGACAACCCGTGCGCCGGCCGCCCTCGCATCATCATAAGTGATTTCCGGATCAGGATTGGCCATAGCAAATACGATTGGATCACGTTTCATGCTCTTAACCATCGCTTTAGTCACTTTATTCGGTACACTGACACCGATGAAAATATCGGCCTTGGCCATAGCCTCTTCCAAAGTCAAATCTTCCGCATCATTATTGGTAATTTGGCTCAGCTCAACATAAAGTTTATTGGTGTAAGTATCCTTGTGCTTACGATTTAAAAGGCCGCGGCTATTGAAACCGTAGACATTTTTCACACCCAAGCTCTGAATCATATGGATAATGGATGAACCGGCCGCGCCCACACCGGAAATAACGGCTACACAGTCCTCGGCTTTTTTGTTTACCAACTTCAATGCATTAATCAAAGCGGCCGTTACAACAATTGCCGTACCGTGTTGGTCATCATGGAAAACTGGAATATTGAGTTCCGCTTTAAGTCGGCGTTCAATTTCAATGCAGGCAGGCGCAGCAATATCTTCCAGATTGATTCCACCGAATGTAGGGGCAACCATTTTAACAAAGTTGATCACTTCTTCGGTATCCTTGGTGTCAATAACTAGCGGCACAGCATTGATACCGCCGAACCGTTTGAACAGGCAGCACTTTCCTTCCATTACCGGCAGGCCTGCAGCAGCTCCGATATCACCCAAGCCTAGCACAGCCGTACCGTTCGAAACAACGGCTACTGTATTGCCTTTCCATGTATATTTGTAGGCATCTTCAACATTTTTATGTATGGCGCGGCAAGGCTCCGCAACACCGGGAGAATACATCAGAGACAGGTCGTCCTTGGTCTCCAGAGGTCCCTTTAACTCGGTAGAAATCTTACCAGCCAATTTTGCATGCAATTCCAATGCTCTTTCAAAAACGTTTGCCATAATATTAAACTCCTTTTCTGCACCACAATATGTATGCGATGCTGTCATAAAATTTATGATCTTTTAAGACTATATACTTTAAATAATGTTACAATCTCGGCACATCACGGTACCGTTTAACCTACGGAGAGGTATGGCTAAAAATCGAATCAATTAGAGTTCTAAACCTCCCTGCAGCAGGCATTTGTTACCCGAAGAATATCGGCACTAAAACTGACGCCAAGAAAATTATGAATGCCCCTCCCAAACGAGATGAGATTTGCGCAAACGGCATCAACTCCATACGATTGGAAGCTGTCAACACAGCGACATCACCGGTACCACCCATGTTTGCCATGCAAAGTCCGGCGGTAATTGCTGCTTCAACGAAGTTAAACCCAAGCAAGCGACCCATGAAGCCAGTGCCGATAATTGCTCCGATCACAACGACGGCGCAAAGAATCACGTACTGCGGCGTGAAAGCCTTTATAATCTGCCCCAAATTTGTATAAGACATTCCAATGCCCAGCATTAAAGCAGCAGTCCAGGCACCAGCCACAAATTTATACCATGCCGAGCAAGCTCTCTCCACTTCGGCGGGGATAATATTCAAAACTTTAGCAAGAGCAACTGACAAAATCATCCAAGCATACGGATGAATATTCACGCCAACCTTTTTCAGAAGGAAAGCTATTATCGAACCGAGCGAGAAGAACATAGTTGCCATGATAATACCGGCTGTGTAATCCTTGACAGTCGGATTATAGGCGGAATCATCAGGAATTTCAAAAGTTCCTCTGGCCATCATCTGGCCATTACCGGTCAAACTCGGTTTAACTTTGCCGAGCTTGTTCAGCAAGCCGCCGGCTACAATCGCCATGGCATTACCAAGCGCAACGGCAGGAACCAATTTTGACAGTATTTCATCTGATGGAATACCCAACGCTTTTTCAAACACCTGTGATATCGGAACCGCACCGGCGCCCATACCGCCGCCCATGATCGGGATACCTACATAAGCAACTGCCTGCCCGGTTGTTATGCCGACAAGCGGTCCGATTAAAGCTACAAGACCAAGGGAGACAACAACACCAGCAATAATAGTTGGCAAATAACGGATTGCCGCTTTGATTAACAATTTACGATTCATACCGAGGATTGAACCGGTAATTAAAGCCGCAATATAAAAATCCAGAAAACCAGAAGTAGCTATTTTCATTTTGCCGCCGGCTTCAAGGGTGATCTTAATGGAATCTTTCATAAATGAATCGACCATTTGTATCACTTCTTTGGGCAAAAGTTTGAAGTAAACCAATGCTGCACCACCAAATATAACAACGATCGGGCCACCGCCAAAATAAGTTTTAATAATCGGACAATGGTTACCTATAATGTTAAGTAGTTCACCGACAACAACGAGAAAAAGGAAAGCACCGATCATATTTTTCGGCAAAACGCCCATAAATATAGCAATGAGCAAGACGACAAAGACAACAATATAAATCGGTAGCCTTAATCCGGCCAATTTTAAGTCTTTCATACATGTACTCCTAACGCGTATTTACATCTCTGCTATTTGTATAGCTCCTCCCCATAAGCACTAATTTATAAACAACAAAAAATGTATACTCATATGCTAACCTTAATTTTGTATAACTGCAATAGCAAAGAGGACTTATTCCAAACTTTTATGTATGTTTCGCACAAGGAATCAGAGTAACAATGATATATTGTGCTATATTTGATTATTTCAAATATCATTTTTTCAGGCAAAGAATGTTTGTATGCTATTTATTTATCGCAAGCATAGGTTTTATTTATAGCGCAGCAACAAAAATTACTTTAATACAAATAGCCATTGAACTGAATAGCCAGCATAGCTGAGCAAAAAGCCTTGTCCTCTACACTTATCACTTGTTCTTTGATTTAGTTGAATTGGTGCCGGTATTTGACGTGACACTCAAACTTGTTCCATCTTTTCCGCGATCATCCTGAGTGGTGGCGGCATGGTTTTTCACACCAGTATCGTTACTTGTAGTAGCAATATTATCCTGCTTAGTTCCCACTCCATCAGTGATAGGCTTGTCCATTTCTTGAGAAACGTCTGCAAAGAAATTCATCGTACGGTCAAACCAACGCATCGGCAATCCGTTCATTTCTTTGCGCAACAGACATCTGTTTACCCACTGACCTATCAAGCTGTAAAGGACAGAAAAGGTCGGTATACTTACCAAAATCCCCGCGATACCGCCCAAACTTCCGCCGATACTGATCGCTACAAGTACCCAGAGACCTGATAGCTTGACGGATTTGCCTACAACATGTGGATAGATAAAGTTGCCCTCTATTTGCTGCAGAACAATAAAAAAGATAAAGAATATAAGTGCTTTCCCAGGATCTTCAATTACAGTTAAAAGCGTACCAACCGCAACCGAAATAAATGATCCGACAATCGGAATCATGGCGAAAATCGTGACAACAACTCCGATCAAGCCAGAAAACGGCAGTTTTAGTATAGTCATTCCAATATATGTAGCTAATCCAAGTAAACACGCCTCTAAGAATTGACCGCTGACATAGGCGGAAAAAGTAGCATTTGCAAGTTTAAACACACTTAAAATTGAGTCATAGCGTTTATCAGAAGCCAAAGCTCGCAACAATTTCAGCATTTGGCGCTGCAAATTTTCCTTAGAACTCAGGATATAAATAGCGAGAACCAAAGCAACAAGGAATGTTGTCAAACCAGAGACCAGGTCTGAACCGGCCGATAAAATATGCTTCAACAACCCTGCGGCCTGAGTTCGCATAAGTCCGACGGCTTGTTCGGTTAGTTCCCTCCAATCGATTTGTAAAGTTTCAAGCGTTTCAACAATGCGAGGGTTATTGGTCGCAAGTTCATTCACCTTAAATTCTAATCGTTTGGCAAAAGCAGGTATACCCGATATCAATTCGCTTATCGTTTCAGCAACGACTGGAATGACAAATAATGCTACAACTGCCATCATGGCGAAAACCAAGCAAAGAGCAAGCAAAAGGCATAAAGGCCGCTTCAGAACAGCAGCCAGTTTCATCAGACGAGGCTTGGTTGTATCATGTAAACACAACGGTTTTTCAAACAAATATTTCTCCGCCGCTTTCATCGGGACATTAAGAATAAAGGCTAAAATCAAGCCCAAGGCTACCGGACGTACAATTATTATCACTTTTCGTAGGAAATCGACTACCGAACCTATGTTTTGAACACATACGTAAAAAAGTATCGAAAAACTAATAAGAACCAGTAAACGTCGGAAAGTAATTCTGCTTATGTTCATGATATCCCCCAACGCCAAAATTAATCGGCCTTACACGCAGGTGAAAAAATTGAAATTATTTGGCACTTAGTAAGCATAACATATCGGTAAAAATTTGGAAATGAAAATTTATGGTCTGGCACTTTAAACTATGTTACACTAAAAAATGAAAGGTGATGGCAATGCGAAAAAAAGACATTATAATAGTTGTGATTGTAATCTGTGTACTCGGCAGCCTTTTGCTGTATTTTTTTAAGCAAAATGCCAATGTACCATTGGTTAAGCTTACGCCGCCGATTATTTCAGGCTCGCTACCAGGGAGAACGGCTGATATTGATACTTCCAAAGCCAATAACAATCAGTTTGTACAAGAGTTCATTAAAGCTGTTGATGCTGGCAAAGTGTCATCGGATTTTTATGCTGCCCTGCCAGCTTACGAAAACACCAAGCCATCACAACTAGAATTGCAGCAATACATCCAAATATTCACTGATAATTTCGCACGTAGAATTCGTTCTTTCACCCCTATGACCAGGCTGGAAAGATCTGTTTATCAATCTCAGATTGCTCGCAGCAAAAAATATGCCAGACTCGCCAGAACAGCAAAATATTATTGGTTAGAGTTGGACGAATCAGCTCGCAACTCGTTCAAGCGTTTTCCTATGATCATTCCGACAAATAGCAACGGTCAGGCAACCTTTTCGCAGGAGTGGATCGCCGATTCCTATCGTATATATTCTTACACTAAACTATATTTTAGTGCTATAAAAGACAAGTCAACCGCCTCATTGGAGTCCATACTCAGTGATCCGGGTGATGACAAAGATTTGATCAGCTCAAAAGTCAAACAAGTTCTGGCCTTCTATGGGGCGCAGCAAACCGGCAGTGTTCACCTAAATGACAATTACACGCTGAGCGCATTGCGCGGTGACTTGGTAGAAGTCGAACAGACCGTCCCAGCCTCCCTGCTATATTCAGAAGAATTAACCGAGGGAGCTTCATCACGAAAAACGGTCAATCGTTATGTTCAAGCGCATTTGACTAAAGAAGGTAAATACAAAATATTCGATATAATACCTACCAAGGAAACAGCTTTGACATTTACAATTTTACGGCAAAATGTGCCGGTCGCCGCGCTAGATCAGCCGATCGATAATTTCACAATTTTACGTATGTTTGGTCCATGGAGCGAAGCCTTCTTTTACCCGGTTAAGATCAACGGAAATGAAGGCGAGATTTATTTGAAATTTAAAGATCTTCAAATAAAGATTGCCGGCAAATATGATCGCGCCAGTCATAATTTTTCCGGGCATATCAGCGGAATTTCAGTAAAAGCGGCCGCGTTTACTACCGCGCAGAATATCGGCATTGGAGCGGACCGTGCAGATATCGTAAAACGTTTTCCGTTTATCGTAAGAAACGACTATAAACTGTCTTTTCCGGAAGGCAATATCACTTTCCTTTTCGACAGTTACGACAAAGTTAAAGAAATAATATTGGCAAAAGGTTAAAACCATTGACAAAATCAGGATGACTGTGATAGAATGCATTATGTTGTTGATGCGCCCATAGCTCAACTGGATAGAGCGTCTGACTACGGATCAGAAGGTTGTGGATTCGATCTCTGCTGGGCGCGCCAAAGCACCGAATATTCGGTGCTTTTTTTTGTGCTTTCTCTTAATCAAGCCACCAGCGTTCAAATACAAGCGTTAGCCGTAGCAAAATCACTTGAGTTTGAGTAGCTCAAGGTCGCCTGAATAAACGAAAGGCAAGCTTGAATTAAGCTTGCCTCTAATCTTTCTAACCAGTATCAGGCTATATCAACTTTATTTGGCTAATAACCTTATATTAACCTACAACTCTGCTTCAGTTGCAAACAGCTGCCGCAGTAGCCGGTACATCATCCTTCAGTTTGTCTTTGCTCATGGCCTTTCGGCTCACGCACACGGCAGAACACCAGTTGCCTACAGCCTTCCCGTCTGCATACGAACCTTTGAGCAAAGGCAGTACCGGGGAAAAGTAGTGCGAACCACCACTATGATTTTGATCAGCCGCCAAAGCCGCCTTGGCTTCACGGCAAGCCTTTACGACCAAATCAAACATGCCCTTAACATGGTATCGTTCAGCATCGCCGTAACCCTTTACCAAATCAGTGAATTTGCCGTTAATTATTTCATCAATATTCCGTCCTTCATATTGAGCCAAGGTTGGCAACGCCAACTCATGATAACCCTGATTATCCTCATCGACATTTTCAATCGGAGCACCGAACTCATTCTTCTGTCCCTCGCCGACCCGATAAGATTGATCGGAAACGAACAAAATTTTCCCTGATTTATCGACATAAACCTGCAAGGCGATTATGTATGGCGGAATGTCCAAAGGAGAAGAAAACTTATCATATACTTGAATCATCTTCGCCTCGGCCAAGGGCCCCTCTTTTTTCACTAAAGAAGTCCAGTTTTTCAACTCCGTGATAAGGCGATCAACTTTCGCCGGAGCTACGGCTGCATTGTTATAAGTTTCAGCTGCCTTTTCCAGCTTGGCATGCAAGTTTTTCAAGTCAATCGCATCGGCACCTACGACATTTTTTTCTGCCGCTTGCCCCACCGCGATAGCTTCATCCAGACTTGTCCGGCCCAAGAAAAAATTGGTATCGGCGACAAACTTAAGAGCTTCAGACTTACTTAAATCACTATTCTTAAGTATTTTTTCACCATCATTCAAAATATCAGAAAACTGTTTTTGCGTTGTAGAACGCAGCTTATCCATCGGCAAAGCCTTAACCGCCGCCAAAGCCTTTTTTATCGCAGCCTTGTCGATGTCATCCATCTTCTTATACGGATTGACAACGAAGCCATCGCCGGCTGGCAGTTTATCAATATTCTTAGGATTGTTAGCAATAATTACCGTTTTAGGCTTACCGGCAACATCATTACTGAACGCATTGAACGTGATTGAGGTAACACTGTCAGGCAGAGTAATTTGCTTAATATCATTGTTGTAGAAGGCTTGCGCTTCAATTTTTTCCAAATTAGGCGGCAACTGAACAGAAGTAATTTTGTTGTTGCGGAAAGTTTGTACGCCGATTTTTTTGAGTGCCGGCAGCTGACTTAAGTCAAGTTCGTCAGACAGATTGTTCTCTGCAAAAGCCATTTCGCCTATTTCGGCAAGATTATCAGCTGAAAACATCAGGGTTGAAATATTATTTTTGCGGAAGGCGGAAGTTCCGATTGATTGCAAATTAGGCAAGGTCAAAATTACGCCTTTGATGGAATTAAGATGAAAGGCTGCCGCTCCGATTTTTTTTAAGCTATCCGGGAATGACAAAAAGTCATCCGCTATCTGATTGTCCATGAAGGCTCCGGCATCTATTTCCGTCAAATGTTCGCAGTCCTGAAAATCGATAGTAGTTAGATTATTGCATTGAAAAGCATATTTACCGATTCTAACTAAACTTTTAGGCAAAGTAACACTGGCAATATCAAACTTGCGGTAACTTTCATTAGCCATGTCAATGTTGCGGAAAGCATTATCGGCAATTTCAGTAACTGCCGCGCCTGAAGCATCTGCATCAGGTAGTTTCACGTCCTTGTTGCGCTTTATTTTGCGTAGCCCTTGTTTGCTAAAGCCCTTAATCACCCCGTGTTCAATGACAAAATCACCTTTTACCCATTTTGATACGTCTAATTCCGGCAAAACTATCTTTTTGTCGTCCTTAGGATTGCAATAAAAATTTTCGCCATCCGATATTTTCTGGGCAGGACTTGTCGTCCGAATAACGACTTTATCGCCATATTCTTCAACACCTATGTTGCCATTGAATGCATCCGGGGCAATCTTCTTGATTGATGTTGGGAAGTTAAGCTGCGTCAAGCTGTTATCTTGAAAGGTGCAATCTTTTATTTCTGTCAGCTTGTTCCCTTTAAAAACAATGTTTGTCAATTGATTATTCTTAAAAGCTCGCTCGCCCAAAGAGGTAAAGCCGGCGGGAAATTCTAAATCACCCTTCACTTGTGCATCAAAAAAAGCCAAATCGTCAATTTTGGTCAGCCCAGTTCCCAATGTTAAATTTCCCAGTTTGGTATGCCCAAAAGCATATATTTTGATCCACTGAAGGGAGTTCGGCAGTTTCAGTTCCGTTAAAGCAGAATTTTCGCGAAAAGCATCCTGCCCAACTTCAGTATATCCTTCCGGAATTTTTACGCCCTGAAGCATGCTGGCGTTAAAGTCTGCACCTTTTTTCTCAATTTTTACACCGTACTCGTCCAAGCCAAAGCCTTGATCGGTAGACTTTTTCCAGCGCAACATGTAATTATCAATATCAGCGCTTTTATTAGGTGTAAAAGCAAATGAAGCGATTTTGGTAACCGGCTGATGTTGCTCGTCTTCGCTAGGCAAAGTAACTTGTGGATTATCCTTCAAT
This is a stretch of genomic DNA from Mageeibacillus indolicus UPII9-5. It encodes these proteins:
- a CDS encoding leucine-rich repeat domain-containing protein translates to MKKIRELTALLTASLMFCFSVGGLPRTISAEEDEWKSSDFVIENGVLYGFSPAGVTKLKDNPQVTLPSEDEQHQPVTKIASFAFTPNKSADIDNYMLRWKKSTDQGFGLDEYGVKIEKKGADFNASMLQGVKIPEGYTEVGQDAFRENSALTELKLPNSLQWIKIYAFGHTKLGNLTLGTGLTKIDDLAFFDAQVKGDLEFPAGFTSLGERAFKNNQLTNIVFKGNKLTEIKDCTFQDNSLTQLNFPTSIKKIAPDAFNGNIGVEEYGDKVVIRTTSPAQKISDGENFYCNPKDDKKIVLPELDVSKWVKGDFVIEHGVIKGFSKQGLRKIKRNKDVKLPDADASGAAVTEIADNAFRNIDMANESYRKFDIASVTLPKSLVRIGKYAFQCNNLTTIDFQDCEHLTEIDAGAFMDNQIADDFLSFPDSLKKIGAAAFHLNSIKGVILTLPNLQSIGTSAFRKNNISTLMFSADNLAEIGEMAFAENNLSDELDLSQLPALKKIGVQTFRNNKITSVQLPPNLEKIEAQAFYNNDIKQITLPDSVTSITFNAFSNDVAGKPKTVIIANNPKNIDKLPAGDGFVVNPYKKMDDIDKAAIKKALAAVKALPMDKLRSTTQKQFSDILNDGEKILKNSDLSKSEALKFVADTNFFLGRTSLDEAIAVGQAAEKNVVGADAIDLKNLHAKLEKAAETYNNAAVAPAKVDRLITELKNWTSLVKKEGPLAEAKMIQVYDKFSSPLDIPPYIIALQVYVDKSGKILFVSDQSYRVGEGQKNEFGAPIENVDEDNQGYHELALPTLAQYEGRNIDEIINGKFTDLVKGYGDAERYHVKGMFDLVVKACREAKAALAADQNHSGGSHYFSPVLPLLKGSYADGKAVGNWCSAVCVSRKAMSKDKLKDDVPATAAAVCN